From one Lycium barbarum isolate Lr01 chromosome 6, ASM1917538v2, whole genome shotgun sequence genomic stretch:
- the LOC132599883 gene encoding short-chain dehydrogenase reductase 3b-like — protein MANKLRLEGKVAVITGAASGIGEASARLFVEHGARVVIADIQDELGLQVVASIGTDKASYRHCDVTDEKQVEETVAYAVQKYNTLDIMFSNVGTLHFSSVLDMDMTAFDETMAVNVRGSALAVKHAARVMVAKRIRGSIICTASLEGILAGAASLAYVASKHAVVGLVKAAARELGPHGIRVNGVSPYGIATPLVCKAYGWDADSLEAAICGNANLKGVTLSTKHIAQAALFLASDESAYISGHNLAIDGGLSSILKLE, from the exons ATGGCAAATAAGCTCAG GTTGGAGGGCAAAGTGGCTGTAATTACGGGTGCAGCAAGTGGCATTGGTGAAGCAAGTGCAAGATTGTTCGTAGAACATGGAGCTCGCGTGGTCATTGCCGACATTCAAGACGAACTCGGTCTCCAAGTGGTGGCCTCCATTGGAACGGACAAAGCCAGCTACCGCCACTGCGACGTCACGGACGAGAAACAAGTTGAGGAAACCGTCGCCTACGCGGTCCAAAAATACAATACCCTCGATATCATGTTCAGCAATGTCGGGACGCTGCATTTCTCCAGTGTCCTCGACATGGACATGACGGCCTTCGACGAGACGATGGCCGTCAACGTGCGAGGATCGGCATTAGCCGTCAAGCATGCAGCTAGAGTCATGGTTGCTAAAAGGATCCGTGGATCCATCATATGCACGGCAAGCTTAGAGGGTATACTAGCTGGGGCTGCTTCCTTGGCCTACGTGGCGTCCAAGCACGCGGTCGTAGGCCTTGTGAAAGCGGCCGCACGTGAGCTAGGCCCCCATGGGATCAGGGTGAATGGGGTGTCACCTTATGGCATTGCGACGCCCCTCGTATGCAAAGCCTATGGCTGGGATGCCGATTCACTGGAAGCTGCAATATGTGGAAATGCTAACTTGAAAGGTGTTACGTTGAGCACAAAGCATATTGCACAAGCAGCACTTTTCTTGGCGTCAGATGAATCCGCTTACATTAGTGGACATAATTTGGCTATCGATGGTGGCCTTAGTTCTATTTTGAAGCTAGAATAA